The following coding sequences lie in one Alloacidobacterium dinghuense genomic window:
- the thrC gene encoding threonine synthase: MASSYELCCRECGKRYENQPLSICDECFSPLEVRVDLDAAKKTVTRESIAQGPTNMWRYQALLPVPDDYVPQTPAGWTPLVKAPRLAGRIGAKNLYIKNDAVCMPTLSFKDRVVAVALANAQRFGFDTVGCSSTGNLANSVAAQAARLGLKTYILVPADLEAAKILNTQVYGANLIRIDGNYDHVNRLSSQIADRFSWGFVNVNLRPYYAEGSKTVGFEIAEQLSWRLPDNVVVPMAGGSLITKIRKAFKELIALGLVDAKDVRFFGAQATGCSPIARAVKTGADHIEPQRPSTIARSLAIGNPADGIYAAKAIRESGGWAEDVSDVEVVSGIQELAETEGIFTETAGGVTTAVTARLYAHGRIKPDELTVTCITGNGLKTTDVLAGAYEQSEAIRPRLTDFENYINEIKELNELVSGGVDVR; encoded by the coding sequence ATGGCTTCATCTTACGAGTTGTGTTGTCGGGAATGCGGGAAGCGGTATGAGAATCAACCGCTCTCGATTTGTGACGAGTGTTTCTCGCCGCTGGAAGTACGGGTTGATCTCGACGCCGCGAAGAAGACGGTGACGCGCGAGTCGATTGCGCAGGGTCCTACCAATATGTGGCGCTACCAGGCGCTGCTGCCGGTCCCCGATGATTACGTTCCGCAAACGCCTGCGGGATGGACGCCGCTGGTGAAGGCTCCCCGGCTCGCCGGACGGATCGGCGCGAAGAATCTCTACATTAAGAACGACGCGGTGTGCATGCCCACGCTGAGCTTTAAGGATCGCGTGGTGGCTGTAGCTCTCGCAAACGCCCAGCGGTTTGGGTTCGATACCGTCGGCTGCTCGTCGACGGGGAACCTGGCGAACTCGGTGGCGGCGCAGGCGGCGAGGCTGGGGCTGAAGACCTACATTCTGGTTCCAGCGGATCTGGAAGCAGCGAAGATTCTCAACACTCAAGTTTACGGTGCGAACCTGATTCGCATTGATGGCAACTACGACCACGTGAACCGGCTCTCGTCGCAGATTGCGGACCGCTTTAGCTGGGGATTTGTGAATGTGAATCTGCGTCCGTATTACGCGGAAGGCTCGAAGACTGTTGGCTTTGAGATTGCGGAACAGCTGAGCTGGCGCTTGCCGGACAACGTGGTTGTGCCGATGGCAGGCGGGTCGCTGATTACGAAGATTCGCAAGGCGTTCAAGGAGTTGATTGCGCTGGGTCTGGTGGATGCGAAGGATGTTCGCTTCTTTGGCGCGCAGGCTACGGGGTGCTCGCCGATTGCACGCGCAGTCAAAACGGGCGCGGATCACATTGAGCCGCAGCGGCCTTCGACGATTGCGCGCTCGCTGGCGATTGGGAATCCGGCGGACGGTATCTATGCGGCGAAGGCGATTCGCGAGAGCGGTGGTTGGGCCGAGGACGTCTCGGATGTCGAGGTTGTTTCCGGCATTCAGGAACTGGCGGAGACGGAAGGCATCTTTACGGAGACGGCCGGCGGCGTGACCACTGCGGTAACGGCGCGGCTGTACGCGCACGGGCGCATCAAGCCGGATGAGTTGACGGTGACCTGCATCACCGGCAACGGGCTGAAGACGACCGATGTTCTCGCTGGCGCATATGAGCAGTCGGAGGCGATTCGTCCGCGGCTCACGGATTTTGAGAACTACATCAACGAAATTAAGGAATTGAACGAGCTGGTATCGGGAGGTGTCGATGTCCGTTAG
- a CDS encoding MoaD/ThiS family protein — protein MSVRVLLPNAFQKHTNGAKELQSSASNLPQLIDEIEVTFPALKTHLRDETGNVRRFINFYVNEEDIRFLGNEKYAFKDGDEVLVIPSIAGGSWPDFAPNGNCSCCSYCGQEDCTCG, from the coding sequence ATGTCCGTTAGAGTTTTGTTGCCGAATGCGTTTCAGAAGCACACGAATGGCGCGAAGGAGTTGCAGTCGAGCGCGTCGAATCTGCCGCAGCTGATTGATGAGATCGAGGTCACGTTTCCGGCGCTGAAGACACACCTGCGTGATGAGACGGGGAATGTGCGGCGGTTTATCAACTTTTATGTCAACGAGGAAGACATTCGCTTTCTGGGCAATGAGAAATATGCCTTCAAGGATGGCGATGAAGTGCTGGTGATTCCGTCTATTGCCGGCGGGTCCTGGCCGGACTTCGCGCCAAACGGCAACTGCTCTTGCTGTTCGTATTGCGGGCAGGAAGATTGCACCTGCGGCTAA
- a CDS encoding TetR/AcrR family transcriptional regulator — protein MRTKSVREGKGASLEDARARLIEAAIELFAKKGYEGTSVRDLATAAGVNVAAVSYHFGSKDELYHESLRACLAACKTMRDLMQVHLDVAQRAKTRKAAEEALRGCIQDFLNVLMSPEARHSHLVMREQSEGKPRFEPVIREFFQPVGVILRDVILLLAPGLSDMRVFMVISGIIGQCLHVYKARVSYRVLAGVDSHSPEYIEMVSKHIAHLTALGLRGLEREKGTS, from the coding sequence GTGCGGACGAAGTCTGTGCGCGAAGGGAAGGGCGCGTCTCTGGAAGACGCGCGGGCGCGGCTGATTGAGGCCGCGATCGAGCTGTTCGCGAAGAAGGGCTACGAAGGGACGAGTGTGCGCGATCTGGCGACGGCTGCGGGCGTGAACGTGGCGGCGGTGAGCTATCACTTTGGCAGCAAGGATGAGCTGTATCACGAATCACTGCGTGCCTGCCTGGCGGCCTGCAAAACGATGAGGGATTTGATGCAGGTGCATCTTGACGTTGCGCAGCGCGCGAAAACTCGTAAAGCGGCGGAGGAAGCGTTGCGAGGGTGCATCCAGGATTTTCTGAACGTGCTGATGTCGCCGGAGGCGAGGCATAGTCATCTGGTGATGCGCGAACAATCTGAAGGAAAGCCGCGATTTGAGCCGGTGATCCGGGAATTTTTTCAGCCGGTTGGAGTCATTTTGCGCGACGTGATTTTGTTGCTGGCACCGGGGCTTTCCGATATGCGGGTGTTCATGGTGATCTCTGGGATTATCGGGCAGTGCCTGCATGTCTATAAAGCGCGTGTCTCGTACCGCGTGCTGGCGGGCGTGGATTCGCACAGTCCCGAGTACATCGAGATGGTTTCGAAACATATTGCGCATTTGACGGCACTGGGATTGCGCGGGCTGGAGCGCGAGAAAGGAACGAGCTAG
- a CDS encoding ABC transporter permease: MWKIAIKMLMGDRSKYFTLVSSLIVVSFLFLQQGSIFCGLILRTARPVEVVGAPIWVSDPQLRSVDESKPLLDTDLQRVRSVPGVKWAVPLLLQLVSAHLPDGNFQTVRLYGLDNDTFFGRPKMISGDGQLLAQDQAVVIGRAESEKLNDPKPGQVFEMNDNQARVVGIADVPRDFFSYPFVYASYDRALQYAPQQRKQLNFVLAAPADGVSVSEVTKRIREATGLAAYSEQEFRWLTMDYYLENTGIPISIGISLLMVFLVGMSIVGQTFYQFALQNERYFGALKAMGTSGGTLTKMILLQALLVGLVGYGAGAGLGGIFGLIAGGQDSKIAFATPWPMVVISFVAVIAICLLSALISIRKVVKLEPAVVFRG; this comes from the coding sequence ATGTGGAAGATTGCGATCAAGATGCTGATGGGCGACCGCAGCAAGTACTTCACGCTGGTGAGTAGTTTGATTGTCGTCTCGTTTCTGTTTTTGCAGCAGGGATCGATATTTTGTGGGTTGATACTGCGGACTGCGCGGCCGGTTGAAGTGGTGGGAGCGCCGATTTGGGTAAGCGATCCGCAATTGAGAAGTGTGGATGAGAGCAAACCGCTGCTTGATACCGACCTGCAGCGAGTGCGGAGTGTTCCGGGTGTGAAGTGGGCTGTGCCGCTGCTGTTGCAACTGGTGTCGGCGCATTTGCCGGATGGAAATTTTCAGACAGTGCGGCTGTATGGGCTGGACAACGATACGTTCTTCGGTCGGCCGAAGATGATCTCGGGCGATGGGCAATTGCTGGCGCAGGATCAGGCGGTGGTGATTGGGCGGGCGGAGTCAGAGAAACTGAATGATCCGAAGCCTGGGCAGGTTTTCGAGATGAACGACAACCAGGCGCGCGTGGTGGGAATTGCGGATGTGCCGCGCGACTTCTTTTCGTATCCGTTTGTGTATGCGTCGTATGATCGCGCGCTGCAGTATGCGCCGCAGCAGCGCAAGCAGTTGAACTTTGTGCTGGCCGCTCCGGCGGATGGTGTGTCAGTGAGCGAAGTCACGAAGCGGATTCGTGAGGCAACAGGGCTGGCGGCATATTCGGAGCAGGAGTTTCGCTGGCTAACGATGGATTACTACCTGGAGAACACGGGGATTCCGATCAGCATTGGGATTTCGTTGCTGATGGTGTTTCTGGTGGGCATGTCGATTGTGGGGCAGACGTTCTATCAGTTCGCGCTTCAGAATGAGCGCTACTTTGGCGCGTTGAAGGCGATGGGCACGAGCGGGGGGACGCTGACGAAGATGATTCTGTTGCAGGCGCTGCTGGTGGGACTGGTGGGTTATGGTGCGGGCGCGGGACTGGGTGGAATCTTTGGGTTGATTGCAGGTGGGCAGGACAGCAAGATTGCGTTCGCGACTCCCTGGCCGATGGTGGTGATTAGTTTTGTGGCGGTGATTGCGATCTGTTTGCTGTCGGCGCTGATCAGTATTCGCAAAGTGGTGAAGCTGGAGCCGGCGGTGGTGTTTCGTGGGTAA
- a CDS encoding ABC transporter ATP-binding protein → MSIQSNVGGCHTENGTHAACLRGVTKLFGVGTTEVHALNNVDFNVHTGELLLLVGPSGCGKTTLLSVLAGILDATSGEVDVFGTRIDQLDQQEKTAFRRDNVGFIFQQYNLLPTLTAAENVAIPLLIHRVEFEEAVEKARVYLDRVGMADRAEFLPSQLSGGQQQRVAIARALITEPRLIVCDEPTAALDGDTGKMILEMFRSTALTGDRAIVVVTHDSRIFPYGDRIAEMLDGRILSIHENELAPGHSKESV, encoded by the coding sequence ATGTCGATTCAATCCAATGTTGGTGGATGCCACACAGAGAATGGCACGCATGCGGCGTGTTTGCGGGGTGTGACGAAATTGTTTGGCGTGGGTACGACGGAAGTACACGCGTTAAACAATGTCGACTTCAACGTGCACACGGGTGAGTTGCTGTTGCTGGTGGGGCCTTCGGGATGCGGCAAGACGACGCTGCTGAGTGTGTTGGCGGGGATTCTGGATGCGACGTCGGGTGAAGTGGATGTGTTTGGGACTCGCATTGATCAGCTTGATCAGCAGGAGAAGACGGCTTTTCGGCGTGACAACGTCGGCTTTATTTTTCAGCAGTACAACCTGCTCCCGACTCTGACCGCGGCGGAGAATGTCGCGATTCCGCTGCTGATTCATCGTGTGGAATTTGAGGAAGCGGTGGAGAAGGCGCGGGTGTATCTGGACAGAGTTGGCATGGCGGATCGTGCAGAGTTTCTACCTTCGCAGCTTTCAGGTGGGCAGCAGCAGCGCGTGGCGATTGCGCGGGCGCTGATTACAGAACCGCGGTTGATTGTGTGCGACGAGCCGACCGCGGCGCTCGACGGCGATACGGGGAAGATGATTCTGGAGATGTTTCGCTCGACGGCGCTGACGGGTGATCGCGCGATTGTGGTGGTGACGCATGACAGCCGTATTTTCCCCTACGGCGACCGCATTGCGGAGATGCTGGACGGGCGAATTCTTTCGATTCATGAGAATGAACTTGCGCCGGGTCATAGTAAGGAGAGTGTGTGA
- a CDS encoding HlyD family secretion protein — MTKRLSILLPLLGVVLIAVWVTVSARRVPHENPLAAPPTAPYENSIAATGIVEASDRNYNLAPPVSGQLSALYVKENDIVHRGDKLYTIDDREQRTIVEQADANVAKARATVQTAQADIFTQQANLSSAKAAVDTAKATYDDASQIAERNEGLHKDGIVSDQANMTSTKTRDADEARWKQAEAQLKQAEAQLHNAEASLTEQQANLQTMIATRDQQRVLLEKMTVKSPAEGKILQVNNRVGEYLSSTSGTSPVLFGDTDSLMVRVDVDEINASHVLPGSTAMAMLKGDSTRQFPMQFVRIVPYMVPKENLTGSNSERVDVRVLQLEFRFEPPQFPVYVGQQVDVFIHSPERVAN; from the coding sequence ATGACGAAGCGGCTGAGTATTCTTCTACCGCTGTTGGGAGTGGTTTTGATTGCGGTGTGGGTTACGGTTTCGGCGCGGCGCGTGCCGCATGAGAATCCGCTCGCTGCGCCGCCGACCGCCCCGTATGAGAACTCGATTGCGGCAACGGGAATCGTTGAAGCTTCGGATCGAAACTACAATCTTGCGCCGCCGGTCTCGGGTCAGTTGAGTGCGCTGTATGTCAAGGAAAACGACATTGTGCATCGTGGTGACAAGCTGTACACGATCGATGATCGCGAGCAGCGCACCATCGTCGAGCAGGCAGACGCGAATGTCGCGAAGGCACGGGCGACGGTGCAGACGGCCCAGGCAGATATTTTTACGCAACAGGCAAATTTGAGCAGCGCCAAGGCTGCGGTGGATACGGCTAAGGCTACGTATGACGATGCGAGCCAGATTGCCGAGCGCAATGAGGGTCTGCACAAGGACGGCATCGTTTCCGACCAGGCGAATATGACGAGCACGAAGACGCGCGATGCCGACGAAGCGCGATGGAAGCAGGCCGAGGCGCAGCTCAAGCAGGCTGAAGCACAGCTGCATAATGCGGAGGCTTCGCTTACGGAACAGCAGGCGAATCTGCAGACGATGATTGCGACGCGCGATCAGCAGCGGGTGCTGCTGGAAAAGATGACGGTGAAGTCTCCGGCGGAGGGAAAGATTCTGCAGGTGAACAATCGCGTAGGCGAGTATCTGTCGAGCACGTCGGGCACATCGCCGGTGCTGTTTGGCGATACGGATTCGCTGATGGTGCGTGTGGATGTGGACGAGATCAATGCGTCGCATGTGCTGCCGGGGTCGACGGCGATGGCGATGCTGAAGGGCGATTCGACACGGCAGTTTCCCATGCAGTTTGTGCGGATTGTTCCTTACATGGTTCCGAAGGAGAATCTGACGGGATCGAATTCAGAGCGCGTGGATGTGCGAGTTTTGCAGCTTGAGTTTCGCTTTGAGCCGCCGCAGTTTCCTGTGTATGTGGGGCAACAGGTGGATGTGTTTATTCATTCGCCGGAACGGGTGGCGAATTAG
- a CDS encoding PIG-L deacetylase family protein, whose product MSYRMMCLTAHPDDESGAFGGALLMAHDKGVETSVICLTEGAAGSFRGAATSDEELAQLRRDEFCAASKLLNLTHSEILNYPDGKLDQQNFYELTGMLVEKIRKYRPQVVLTFGGDGGVNLHRDHTITSLAATAAFHWAGRGQLFSNAGKPYAPQKLYYASTPWISVYNSNEGATTARVPYSLSLELGQWKERKIEAFKMHTTQRGVLERVRDFIEKYMNDECYLLVATRSPRPLTEDQALFANVIED is encoded by the coding sequence TTGTCCTATCGCATGATGTGCCTCACCGCGCATCCCGACGACGAAAGCGGAGCATTCGGCGGTGCGCTGCTCATGGCGCACGATAAAGGAGTCGAAACCAGCGTCATCTGCCTTACCGAAGGCGCAGCCGGCAGCTTCCGCGGCGCCGCCACCAGCGATGAAGAACTTGCCCAGCTCCGCCGCGACGAATTCTGCGCCGCCAGCAAGCTCCTCAACCTCACCCACTCAGAAATCCTCAACTACCCTGACGGTAAACTCGATCAGCAAAACTTCTATGAGCTGACCGGCATGCTCGTCGAAAAGATCCGCAAGTATCGCCCGCAGGTCGTCCTCACCTTCGGCGGCGATGGCGGTGTCAATCTACATCGCGACCACACCATCACCTCGCTCGCCGCAACCGCCGCTTTCCACTGGGCCGGGCGCGGACAACTTTTCTCCAACGCAGGCAAGCCTTACGCGCCACAAAAACTCTATTACGCCAGCACGCCCTGGATCTCCGTCTACAACTCAAACGAAGGAGCAACGACGGCCCGCGTCCCGTACTCCCTATCCCTCGAACTAGGCCAGTGGAAAGAGCGCAAGATCGAAGCCTTCAAAATGCACACCACCCAACGCGGAGTGCTAGAGCGCGTCCGCGACTTCATCGAAAAGTACATGAACGACGAGTGCTATCTGCTGGTAGCCACCCGAAGCCCGCGCCCACTAACCGAAGACCAAGCCCTCTTCGCCAATGTCATCGAAGACTAA